From the Roseateles sp. XES5 genome, one window contains:
- the chpT gene encoding histidine phosphotransferase ChpT: MAKNPNLTLTGPDLAALLCSRVCHDVISPVGAINNGLELLDEGGADAEAMDLIRTSALNASVRLKFARLAFGASGSVGASIDTGEAEKAARDFAAAEKKTEITWSGPRAIVAKNRVKLLLNLFLIAYGAIPRGGSIDVTLDNPEFDAVFKLAVKGRMLRVPPKFTEILTGTPEEAVDAHSIQPYYTVLLAEEAGMELDVAVSPEEIVFSARMAAAEE, translated from the coding sequence ATGGCGAAAAATCCGAACCTGACGCTGACCGGTCCCGATCTGGCAGCGCTTCTGTGCAGCCGCGTCTGCCATGACGTCATCTCGCCCGTCGGGGCGATCAACAACGGCCTCGAACTGCTCGACGAGGGCGGTGCCGATGCGGAGGCGATGGACCTCATCCGCACGAGCGCGCTCAACGCCTCCGTCCGGCTGAAATTCGCGCGGCTTGCCTTCGGCGCCTCCGGCTCGGTCGGCGCGTCGATCGACACGGGCGAGGCCGAGAAGGCCGCGCGCGATTTCGCCGCCGCCGAAAAGAAGACGGAGATCACCTGGAGTGGGCCGCGCGCCATCGTCGCGAAGAACCGGGTCAAGCTGCTGCTCAACCTTTTCCTCATCGCCTATGGCGCGATTCCGCGCGGCGGCTCGATCGACGTGACGCTAGACAATCCGGAGTTCGATGCGGTCTTCAAGCTGGCCGTAAAGGGGCGCATGTTGCGCGTACCGCCGAAGTTCACGGAAATCCTCACCGGTACGCCGGAAGAGGCGGTCGATGCCCATTCCATCCAGCCCTATTACACGGTCCTGCTTGCCGAAGAGGCGGGCATGGAACTCGACGTGGCGGTGAGCCCGGAAGAAATCGTCTTCTCGGCCCGTATGGCTGCGGCAGAGGAATAA
- a CDS encoding PleD family two-component system response regulator: MQRLMIADGSDVVRKVGKRILSGFDFLVLEASSSLEALVRCEAELPNILIVDSTMDGALELIGNIRNLPQGKSVRIYYCVVEADLKKMMMGKRAGADDFLLKPFDRKILTQVFGNLSIAA; the protein is encoded by the coding sequence ATGCAACGGTTGATGATCGCCGACGGTTCCGATGTCGTCCGGAAGGTCGGCAAGCGTATTCTTTCCGGTTTCGACTTTCTCGTCCTGGAAGCGTCGAGTTCGCTCGAAGCGCTCGTGCGCTGCGAGGCGGAGCTGCCCAATATCCTCATCGTCGATTCCACCATGGACGGCGCGCTCGAGCTGATCGGCAATATCCGCAACCTGCCGCAGGGCAAGTCGGTGCGCATCTACTATTGCGTGGTCGAGGCGGACCTGAAGAAGATGATGATGGGCAAGCGTGCCGGCGCGGACGACTTCCTGCTGAAGCCGTTCGACCGCAAGATCCTGACCCAGGTCTTCGGCAATCTCTCGATCGCCGCCTGA
- the ctrA gene encoding response regulator transcription factor CtrA codes for MRVLLIEDDSATAQSIELMLKSESFNVYTTDLGEEGVDLGKLYDYDIILLDLNLPDMSGYEVLRTLRLSKVKTPILILSGMAGIEDKVRGLGFGADDYMTKPFHKDELVARIHAIVRRSKGHAQSVIATGELIVNLDAKTVEVGGQRVHLTGKEYQMLELLSLRKGTTLTKEMFLNHLYGGMDEPELKIIDVFICKLRKKLANAAGGANYIETVWGRGYVLREPDGDYLESA; via the coding sequence ATGCGGGTTCTACTCATTGAGGACGATAGCGCGACAGCGCAGAGCATCGAGTTGATGCTGAAGTCCGAAAGCTTTAATGTGTATACCACCGACCTCGGCGAGGAAGGTGTCGATCTGGGCAAGTTGTACGATTACGACATCATTCTGCTCGATCTCAACCTCCCCGACATGTCGGGTTACGAGGTTCTTCGCACGCTGCGCCTGTCCAAGGTCAAGACGCCGATCCTCATCCTCTCCGGCATGGCCGGCATCGAGGACAAGGTGCGCGGCCTCGGTTTCGGCGCTGACGACTACATGACGAAGCCGTTCCACAAGGACGAACTCGTCGCCCGCATCCACGCCATCGTGCGCCGCTCCAAGGGCCATGCCCAGTCGGTCATCGCTACGGGCGAGCTCATCGTCAACCTCGACGCCAAGACCGTCGAAGTCGGCGGCCAGCGCGTGCACCTGACGGGCAAGGAATACCAGATGCTCGAGCTGCTCTCGCTGCGCAAGGGCACCACGCTCACCAAGGAAATGTTCCTGAACCACCTCTATGGCGGCATGGACGAGCCGGAACTGAAGATCATCGACGTCTTCATCTGCAAGCTGCGCAAGAAGCTCGCAAATGCCGCCGGCGGCGCGAACTACATCGAGACGGTCTGGGGCCGCGGCTACGTGCTGCGCGAGCCCGATGGCGACTATCTCGAAAGCGCCTGA
- a CDS encoding flagellar export protein FliJ — MKSRESLVRLKEFQVKDKRRQLAQLQLMMSEFERMSKELESQIAIEEKKSGITDPSHFAYPTFAKAARQRSDNLQVSIRELKVQQDAAELALEEAEAEFAKASALEERDNAVRMRA, encoded by the coding sequence ATGAAGTCGCGTGAGAGCCTAGTTCGCCTGAAGGAATTTCAGGTGAAAGACAAAAGACGGCAGCTGGCCCAGCTTCAGCTGATGATGTCCGAATTCGAACGGATGTCGAAGGAGCTGGAGAGTCAGATCGCCATCGAGGAGAAGAAGTCGGGGATCACCGATCCCAGTCACTTCGCCTATCCCACCTTCGCCAAGGCGGCGCGGCAGCGTTCCGACAACCTGCAGGTCTCCATCCGGGAACTGAAGGTGCAGCAGGATGCGGCCGAGCTGGCGCTGGAAGAGGCGGAGGCGGAATTCGCCAAGGCGTCTGCGCTGGAAGAGCGCGACAACGCCGTGCGGATGCGCGCCTGA
- a CDS encoding GNAT family N-acetyltransferase encodes MDILHEDTGSKGRYHAVVEGHDAEVTYSRASPQLIIVDHTGVPDALRGKGVGQALAAHVVEEARKGGWKIMPLCPFFRAQAMRHKEWLDVVNL; translated from the coding sequence ATGGACATCCTGCACGAAGATACCGGCTCGAAAGGCCGCTACCATGCCGTCGTCGAGGGGCACGACGCGGAAGTGACCTATTCCCGCGCCTCGCCGCAACTCATCATCGTCGACCATACCGGCGTGCCGGACGCCTTGCGCGGCAAGGGCGTCGGCCAGGCCCTGGCGGCCCATGTCGTCGAAGAGGCCCGCAAGGGTGGCTGGAAGATCATGCCGCTCTGCCCCTTCTTCCGGGCACAGGCGATGCGCCACAAGGAATGGCTCGACGTGGTCAATCTCTAG
- a CDS encoding paraquat-inducible protein A, translated as MILVVPALLVLSALCLAFGLVLPLVRFEKLYFFNETPSLIDIVVSLWGQGSAGLAVLVGLFSIVFPVVKLFGIALEATAPASPDGKAGVLARLLPVLGKWSMMDVMLVALVIVAAKTSGMASAFTQPGLWFYAASAIMTGLLQMKLRPH; from the coding sequence ATGATCCTTGTCGTTCCCGCCCTTCTCGTCCTTTCCGCGCTGTGCCTCGCCTTCGGCCTGGTGCTGCCGCTCGTCCGCTTTGAAAAGCTCTATTTCTTCAACGAGACGCCGTCGCTGATCGACATCGTCGTCTCGCTCTGGGGGCAGGGGAGCGCTGGGCTGGCCGTGCTGGTCGGCCTCTTTTCCATCGTCTTTCCGGTCGTAAAGCTCTTCGGCATCGCGCTGGAGGCGACGGCGCCGGCCTCGCCGGACGGCAAGGCAGGCGTTCTCGCCCGGTTGCTGCCGGTGCTCGGAAAATGGTCGATGATGGATGTGATGCTGGTGGCGCTTGTCATCGTCGCGGCGAAGACGAGCGGCATGGCTTCGGCCTTCACGCAGCCGGGCCTGTGGTTCTATGCCGCCTCGGCGATCATGACGGGGCTTCTGCAAATGAAGTTGCGGCCGCATTGA
- a CDS encoding DUF1153 domain-containing protein: MTDLIRPRVKYVIGPDGSPLTIADLPPANTRRWVIRRKAEVVAAVRGGLLSLEEACERYTLTVEEFLSWQSSINDHGLAGLRTTRIQQYRH, translated from the coding sequence ATGACCGATCTGATACGACCCCGCGTTAAATACGTCATCGGCCCCGATGGCAGCCCCCTGACGATCGCCGATCTGCCGCCGGCCAACACGCGGCGCTGGGTGATTCGCCGGAAGGCAGAAGTCGTCGCCGCCGTCCGCGGTGGTCTCCTGAGTCTCGAAGAAGCCTGCGAACGCTATACGCTGACGGTCGAAGAATTCCTCTCCTGGCAGTCCTCCATCAACGATCACGGCCTGGCCGGTCTGCGCACCACGCGCATCCAGCAGTACCGCCACTAG
- a CDS encoding helix-turn-helix transcriptional regulator, translating to MKDPDNMLLQQGWSPEFLSSANIDTVQTEYEVLHLMRQCANHFRFSHFLVSRFPANDQQRFAERLVVSNWPADLVRKYDAMNLFHVSRLAIDTGMTKLPVQGDSALLAPADFESTQAGEAIALAESYGLSTSTALLLHSTTADPYLMVFSGTRPPLARPELTELHFSALQLFECLEKTFVAVTAGREKLSSREVECLRWAAAGKSSDEIAIILGISVYTVSSYFKSATRKLQAVNRMQAIAIALRLRLI from the coding sequence ATGAAAGATCCAGACAACATGCTCTTGCAGCAGGGCTGGTCGCCCGAATTCCTGTCTTCGGCCAATATCGATACCGTGCAGACAGAATACGAAGTGCTGCACCTCATGCGCCAGTGCGCCAACCATTTCCGCTTCAGCCATTTCCTGGTGTCGCGCTTTCCGGCAAACGACCAGCAACGGTTTGCCGAACGCCTCGTCGTCAGCAACTGGCCGGCCGATCTGGTGCGCAAATACGATGCGATGAACCTTTTCCACGTCAGCCGGCTGGCGATCGACACCGGCATGACGAAGCTGCCGGTGCAGGGCGACAGCGCGCTTCTGGCGCCGGCCGATTTTGAAAGCACGCAGGCCGGCGAGGCCATCGCCCTTGCCGAAAGCTATGGGCTTTCCACGTCCACGGCGCTTCTCCTGCATTCGACGACCGCCGATCCCTATCTGATGGTCTTTTCCGGCACGCGCCCACCACTGGCGCGGCCCGAACTGACGGAACTGCATTTTTCCGCGCTTCAACTGTTCGAGTGCCTCGAAAAGACTTTCGTGGCCGTCACGGCCGGGCGGGAGAAGCTCTCCAGTCGCGAGGTGGAATGCCTGCGCTGGGCAGCCGCCGGCAAGAGCAGCGACGAGATCGCCATCATTCTCGGCATCTCGGTCTATACGGTGAGCAGCTACTTCAAGAGCGCGACCCGCAAGCTGCAGGCGGTCAACCGCATGCAGGCGATCGCCATCGCCCTGCGCCTGCGCCTCATCTGA
- the mnmA gene encoding tRNA 2-thiouridine(34) synthase MnmA, with protein sequence MNSLDFDRKPEDTRVVVAMSGGVDSSVVAGILKREGYDVLGITLQLYDHGAAVHRAGSCCAGQDIDDARRVCETLGIPHYVLDYEKRFRETVINPFAESYVAGETPIPCVACNQTVKFADLLATAKELGADALATGHYIRSRPNPTPDAPHRRALYRPVDAERDQSYFLFATTQEQIDYLRFPLGHLSKAETRALAEEMGLVVAKKADSQDICFVPQGKYSDIVNKLKPNAALAGEIVHIDGRVLGRHEGILHYTIGQRRGIGIATGEPLYVVYLDARSRRVIVGPKEALETRRLYLRDINWLGDGDLETVAAAGFDCYAKVRSTRPPRPARLKANENGIYVELSEGEPGVAPGQACALYSGEGEDARIYGGGFIQRSEREAAAEDALKRILSTPVAA encoded by the coding sequence GTGAACAGTCTCGATTTCGATCGCAAGCCGGAAGATACGCGCGTCGTCGTCGCCATGTCGGGCGGCGTCGACAGTTCCGTGGTGGCCGGTATCCTGAAGCGCGAGGGCTATGACGTTCTCGGCATCACGTTGCAGCTTTACGATCACGGCGCCGCCGTGCACCGGGCCGGCTCCTGCTGCGCCGGCCAGGATATCGACGATGCGCGCCGGGTCTGCGAAACGCTCGGCATTCCGCACTATGTGCTCGACTATGAAAAGCGCTTCCGCGAGACGGTCATCAATCCCTTCGCCGAAAGCTATGTCGCTGGCGAGACGCCGATCCCCTGCGTTGCGTGCAACCAGACCGTCAAGTTCGCCGATCTGCTCGCGACGGCCAAGGAACTCGGTGCCGACGCGCTGGCGACCGGCCACTATATCCGCTCGCGTCCGAATCCGACGCCGGATGCGCCGCACCGCCGTGCGCTCTATCGCCCCGTCGATGCCGAGCGCGACCAGAGCTATTTCCTCTTTGCGACCACGCAGGAGCAGATCGATTATCTGCGCTTCCCGCTCGGCCACCTCTCCAAGGCCGAAACGCGCGCGCTTGCCGAGGAGATGGGTCTCGTCGTCGCCAAGAAGGCCGACAGCCAGGACATCTGTTTCGTGCCGCAGGGCAAGTATTCCGATATCGTCAACAAGCTGAAGCCGAATGCGGCGCTGGCCGGTGAGATCGTGCATATCGATGGCCGAGTGCTCGGCCGCCACGAAGGCATCCTGCACTATACGATCGGCCAGCGCCGCGGCATCGGCATCGCCACGGGCGAACCACTCTATGTCGTCTATCTCGATGCCCGCTCGCGCCGCGTCATCGTCGGTCCCAAGGAAGCGCTGGAGACCAGGCGGCTCTACCTGCGCGACATCAACTGGCTGGGCGACGGCGATCTGGAAACCGTCGCTGCCGCCGGTTTCGACTGCTATGCCAAGGTCCGTTCCACCCGTCCGCCGCGCCCCGCGCGCCTCAAGGCCAACGAGAACGGAATTTATGTGGAGCTTTCGGAAGGCGAGCCGGGCGTCGCGCCCGGCCAGGCTTGCGCCCTCTATTCCGGCGAAGGCGAGGATGCCCGCATCTATGGCGGTGGCTTCATTCAGCGGTCGGAACGGGAAGCGGCAGCCGAGGACGCGCTGAAGCGCATTCTTTCCACACCCGTCGCGGCCTGA
- a CDS encoding acyl carrier protein, with protein sequence MPTDVSRADVAFRVKKIVAAQLHVPKEELENDVSYTGDLGADSLEVTQIMMLIEDEFWITFPETPATDLSTVGRTVDFVLAARERGANASPLM encoded by the coding sequence ATGCCCACCGATGTAAGCAGAGCTGACGTCGCCTTCCGGGTAAAGAAAATTGTCGCGGCGCAGCTTCACGTCCCCAAAGAGGAACTCGAAAACGATGTGTCCTACACGGGCGACCTCGGCGCCGATTCCCTCGAAGTCACCCAGATCATGATGCTGATCGAAGACGAATTCTGGATCACGTTCCCAGAAACACCCGCGACCGACCTGTCTACAGTTGGCCGCACGGTCGATTTTGTTCTGGCAGCACGCGAACGCGGTGCAAATGCCTCGCCTCTCATGTGA
- the arr gene encoding NAD(+)--rifampin ADP-ribosyltransferase: MSATAAMFARSFFHGTKADLKPGDLIVVGYRSNFTDARTLSWVYFTGTLDAAIWGVELADGPGRERIYVVEPTGPVEGDPNLTDKRFPGNPTLSYRSRAPLRVIAEVTRWQGHTPERLQEMKDHLAQLSARGAEIID; the protein is encoded by the coding sequence GTGTCTGCGACTGCAGCCATGTTTGCTCGATCGTTTTTCCATGGAACCAAGGCCGATCTCAAACCCGGAGATCTGATCGTCGTCGGGTACCGATCGAACTTCACGGACGCCAGGACACTCTCGTGGGTCTATTTCACAGGCACGCTTGATGCGGCGATCTGGGGTGTGGAACTAGCTGATGGCCCTGGAAGGGAACGAATCTATGTCGTCGAACCGACCGGACCCGTCGAGGGCGATCCCAACCTGACGGACAAAAGGTTCCCGGGCAATCCGACGCTGTCCTATCGCTCACGCGCCCCCTTACGCGTGATTGCTGAAGTCACCAGATGGCAAGGGCACACGCCGGAACGGTTGCAGGAAATGAAGGACCACCTCGCTCAACTCAGCGCGAGAGGCGCCGAAATCATCGACTGA
- a CDS encoding tetratricopeptide repeat protein: MIWNFFTKRRRPPQTRWAPPETDDEKYFWYTPELASAAESGDARAQSILGTAYHEGLGVERNAEKAFHFWLSAALQGHPGAALMVAVTFQTGIVVDIDLVEAAYWSYYCQSAGDDTFAGAIYESVSKKLSDDQRQHLQRMLEHRPPADREKLFERVRNSRITPEILIEAHAGDLAAQLRVGNAFHEGMGVGKNPERAFGWFLVAAIQKNTYAQAKVAAAFDSGAGVEVNKVEAAYWAMRSGGNGDFLGDAIARSILPTLSDAERQQALDMLGRERTAAELKGLFP, from the coding sequence ATGATCTGGAATTTCTTCACCAAGCGCCGAAGGCCGCCGCAAACCCGCTGGGCGCCACCCGAAACCGATGACGAGAAATATTTCTGGTATACACCGGAACTAGCTTCAGCCGCCGAGTCCGGCGATGCTCGCGCGCAATCCATATTGGGAACAGCCTATCACGAAGGATTGGGGGTCGAACGAAACGCGGAAAAAGCCTTCCATTTCTGGCTGTCCGCCGCTCTGCAAGGTCACCCCGGCGCGGCCCTCATGGTAGCGGTTACTTTCCAGACAGGAATAGTGGTCGATATTGACCTAGTGGAGGCGGCCTATTGGTCCTACTACTGCCAATCTGCCGGAGACGATACCTTCGCGGGGGCCATATACGAGAGCGTATCGAAAAAACTCTCGGACGATCAACGCCAGCACCTACAGCGGATGCTGGAACATCGACCGCCGGCAGACAGAGAAAAACTGTTCGAGCGCGTTCGCAATTCTCGCATCACACCAGAAATCCTTATTGAGGCCCATGCAGGTGATCTCGCCGCACAACTGCGCGTTGGCAATGCATTTCACGAAGGGATGGGGGTCGGAAAGAATCCCGAGCGCGCTTTTGGCTGGTTTCTTGTCGCGGCGATACAAAAGAACACGTACGCTCAAGCCAAGGTTGCTGCAGCCTTCGATAGCGGCGCAGGGGTAGAAGTCAACAAAGTCGAAGCGGCCTATTGGGCTATGAGGAGCGGCGGCAATGGCGATTTCCTCGGAGATGCCATAGCGAGGTCAATTCTACCGACACTCAGCGACGCCGAACGCCAGCAAGCTCTCGACATGTTGGGCCGCGAGAGAACGGCCGCTGAGTTGAAGGGGCTTTTCCCTTGA
- a CDS encoding ABC transporter substrate-binding protein has protein sequence MNFWNRSPVRVTGSMLRNVTILAAGLAVFEPALAADVIRVVSPYQTTTLDPMRSAAAGNIETYGQLYSRLLRRNSETGALEPGLAETWEISEDGKTYTFHLRDAQFSDGSPITAADVAFSLDRIRSDKKSAYPAPLGAVEGVTASDAKTVVVTLKSAFAPFLGNAEIWNMGIVSKADVEKRGEEGAFSTVPVTSGPYEVKQWKPNEKLVLEPNPHYWRKGYPKSDATVELIEIASPETRIAMLKAGEIDVVRAVPWAQIDELKTAEAIDMRLEPSTTIYMTLLNHKREPFSNLKARQAAGMAIDNKAMAAAITRGYAEPANTTLPGSVDFHDKDYPGIPHDPAKAKELLAESGMAGHEVKILATADAPSQQTALLIQAQWQAIGLKPVIVNVDGGAWWDATGKGDYDAAANWWYNETPDPDLAVRWAVCGSCGSNSYNTFYANPKVDELVEQGTKEVDEAKRADIYKEIQKITTEEVAQIPLYYAPNAVAYSKRLQGLKLTPSLQWTLEETSIGQ, from the coding sequence ATGAATTTTTGGAACAGGTCCCCTGTGCGCGTCACGGGCTCGATGTTGCGGAACGTAACCATTCTGGCGGCCGGGCTGGCGGTCTTTGAGCCGGCCTTGGCGGCGGATGTCATTCGTGTCGTTTCGCCCTATCAGACGACGACACTCGATCCGATGCGCTCCGCGGCAGCGGGCAATATCGAAACTTATGGCCAGCTCTATTCGCGCCTGCTGCGGCGCAATTCCGAGACCGGCGCGCTGGAGCCGGGGCTGGCGGAGACGTGGGAAATTTCCGAGGACGGCAAGACCTATACGTTCCATCTGCGCGATGCCCAGTTCTCTGACGGTTCGCCGATCACGGCTGCTGACGTGGCCTTCAGCCTCGATCGCATCCGGAGCGACAAGAAGTCGGCCTATCCTGCGCCGCTGGGCGCTGTGGAGGGCGTGACCGCGTCGGACGCGAAAACCGTGGTTGTCACGCTCAAGTCGGCCTTCGCGCCGTTCCTCGGCAATGCCGAGATCTGGAACATGGGCATCGTTTCCAAGGCCGACGTGGAGAAGCGCGGCGAGGAGGGCGCCTTTTCCACCGTTCCGGTCACATCCGGTCCCTATGAGGTTAAGCAGTGGAAGCCGAACGAGAAACTCGTTCTCGAACCCAATCCGCACTACTGGCGCAAGGGCTATCCGAAATCGGACGCGACGGTCGAGCTGATCGAGATCGCCTCACCCGAAACCCGTATCGCCATGTTGAAGGCCGGCGAGATCGACGTTGTGCGCGCGGTGCCGTGGGCGCAGATCGACGAGTTGAAGACGGCCGAGGCCATCGACATGCGGCTCGAGCCCTCGACCACCATCTACATGACCTTGCTCAACCACAAACGCGAACCCTTCTCCAATCTGAAGGCGCGGCAGGCGGCGGGCATGGCGATCGACAACAAGGCCATGGCCGCAGCCATCACGCGTGGCTATGCCGAACCGGCGAACACCACATTGCCGGGCAGCGTCGATTTCCATGACAAGGATTATCCGGGCATTCCGCACGATCCTGCCAAGGCGAAGGAACTGCTGGCCGAATCCGGCATGGCGGGGCACGAGGTGAAGATTCTCGCAACCGCCGATGCGCCGTCGCAACAGACGGCGCTGCTGATCCAGGCCCAGTGGCAGGCGATCGGCCTGAAGCCGGTGATCGTCAATGTCGACGGTGGCGCCTGGTGGGATGCTACCGGCAAGGGCGATTACGATGCCGCCGCCAACTGGTGGTACAACGAGACCCCCGACCCTGACCTTGCCGTGCGCTGGGCCGTATGCGGCTCCTGCGGCTCGAATTCCTACAACACCTTCTATGCGAACCCCAAGGTGGACGAGCTCGTGGAGCAGGGCACCAAGGAGGTCGACGAGGCAAAGCGCGCGGACATCTACAAGGAGATCCAGAAGATCACCACCGAAGAGGTCGCGCAGATCCCGCTCTATTATGCGCCGAACGCAGTTGCCTATTCCAAGCGTCTGCAGGGCCTCAAGCTGACGCCCTCGCTGCAATGGACGCTGGAAGAAACCTCCATCGGCCAGTGA
- a CDS encoding ABC transporter permease has protein sequence MPLLQLIARRLLQLIGVLAGISLVTFLLVHMAPGDPARLLAGERASAETIAAIRSQYGLDLPLWRQFITYLANLLSGDIGLSLRFQRPVIQLIEQFMWPTLFLTGYVLCLAVPPTVALAILGARRPGGIADQIIRLVGIAGLTIPVFWLGIMMSRFFGVSLGWFPVSGYGTGFAGHLHHLFLPAVSTAIWLVPVLTQSLRAALIEKTTADFVTAARAQGATERQIFWQTMLPNAVLPTLNLLGVMVAFMIGGAVIVETVYAVPGLGTLMVNALLGRDYYVVQGLTLVFAVSTVLITLAVDLLTAFIDPRVRL, from the coding sequence TTGCCCCTTCTGCAACTCATTGCGCGGCGCCTGCTGCAATTGATCGGCGTGCTCGCCGGTATCAGCCTCGTGACGTTCCTTCTGGTGCACATGGCCCCGGGCGATCCCGCGCGCCTGCTTGCCGGCGAGAGGGCGAGCGCTGAAACCATCGCGGCGATCCGCTCGCAATACGGGCTCGACCTGCCGCTATGGCGGCAGTTCATCACCTATCTTGCCAATCTTCTTTCGGGCGATATCGGCCTGTCGCTGCGTTTCCAACGGCCGGTCATCCAGCTCATCGAACAGTTCATGTGGCCGACGCTGTTCCTGACCGGCTATGTGCTGTGCCTCGCCGTCCCGCCGACGGTCGCGCTCGCCATTCTCGGCGCCCGCCGCCCGGGCGGCATCGCCGACCAGATCATCCGCCTCGTCGGCATTGCCGGCCTCACCATCCCGGTGTTCTGGCTGGGCATCATGATGTCGCGCTTCTTCGGCGTCAGCCTCGGCTGGTTCCCCGTATCGGGCTATGGCACCGGCTTCGCCGGCCATCTCCATCATCTTTTCCTGCCCGCCGTCTCGACGGCCATCTGGCTGGTGCCGGTTCTCACGCAGAGCCTGCGTGCCGCCCTCATCGAAAAGACGACGGCCGATTTCGTCACGGCCGCACGGGCGCAGGGCGCAACGGAACGGCAGATCTTCTGGCAGACCATGCTGCCGAATGCCGTGCTACCGACGCTCAACCTGCTCGGGGTGATGGTGGCCTTCATGATCGGCGGCGCCGTCATCGTCGAGACCGTCTATGCGGTGCCGGGCCTCGGTACGCTGATGGTCAACGCGTTGCTCGGCCGCGACTATTACGTCGTGCAGGGACTGACGCTGGTCTTCGCGGTCTCGACAGTCCTGATCACGCTGGCGGTCGATCTGCTCACCGCCTTCATCGATCCGCGCGTCCGGCTCTGA
- a CDS encoding ABC transporter permease, with translation MADSPALAQSTPSFRKITPTMLVALAILGGWLVLALAAPVVAPYDPDAIDIMNMLSPPSAIHWFGTDQVGRDVFSRVLFASRVDLLLCVAGVLPPLLIGTTIGLLSGYFGGVVDNVFMRIYDLTVAFPFFVLVLAIVGVLGPGLLNFILALTLVGWVSYARLVRAQVLTIRESEYIQAAKCLGYPPVAILGHHVLPNAIGPVIAYAVSDAVLVMLAGASFGFLGMGAQPPLAEWGVMIADGQAFVQQAWWICLFPGLAAISLGLGFALLGDGLGQIQRRGVTA, from the coding sequence ATGGCCGACAGTCCTGCCTTGGCGCAAAGCACGCCATCCTTTCGCAAGATCACGCCCACCATGCTGGTCGCGCTCGCCATCCTCGGCGGATGGCTGGTGCTGGCGCTCGCCGCGCCCGTGGTCGCGCCGTACGATCCCGATGCCATCGACATCATGAACATGCTGTCGCCGCCAAGTGCCATCCACTGGTTCGGCACCGACCAGGTCGGCCGCGACGTCTTCTCGCGCGTCCTTTTCGCAAGCCGCGTCGACCTCCTGCTGTGCGTGGCAGGGGTGCTTCCGCCCCTTCTGATCGGCACCACCATCGGGCTGCTCAGCGGCTATTTCGGCGGTGTCGTCGACAATGTGTTCATGCGCATCTACGACCTGACCGTCGCCTTCCCGTTCTTCGTGCTGGTGCTGGCCATCGTCGGCGTGCTCGGACCGGGGCTTCTCAACTTCATTCTGGCGCTGACGCTCGTCGGCTGGGTCAGCTATGCGCGGCTGGTGCGGGCGCAGGTTCTGACCATCCGGGAAAGCGAATATATCCAGGCGGCCAAATGCCTCGGCTATCCGCCCGTCGCCATCCTCGGTCACCACGTGCTGCCAAACGCCATCGGCCCGGTCATCGCCTATGCGGTCAGCGATGCGGTTCTCGTCATGCTGGCGGGCGCAAGCTTCGGCTTCCTCGGCATGGGCGCGCAGCCGCCGCTGGCCGAATGGGGCGTCATGATCGCCGACGGTCAGGCCTTCGTGCAGCAGGCCTGGTGGATCTGCCTGTTCCCCGGTCTTGCCGCGATTTCCCTCGGCCTCGGTTTTGCCTTGCTGGGTGATGGTTTGGGACAGATACAGCGTCGGGGAGTGACGGCATGA